In Carya illinoinensis cultivar Pawnee chromosome 6, C.illinoinensisPawnee_v1, whole genome shotgun sequence, a single genomic region encodes these proteins:
- the LOC122312529 gene encoding auxin transporter-like protein 5 — protein MDMASDKVVETVIVGNYVEMETEGKPEDVKTKLSKFFWHGGSVYDAWFSCASNQVAQVLLTLPYSFSQLGMLSGILFQLFYGLMGSWTAYLISVLYVEYRTRKEREKVDFRNHVIQWFEVLDGLLGKHWRNVGLAFNCTFLLFGSVIQLIACASNIYYINDNLDKRTWTYIFGACCATTVFIPSFRNYRIWSFLGLIMTTYTAWYLTIASILHGQIEGVTHSGPTKLVLYFTGATNILYTFGGHAVTVEIMHAMWKPQKFKAIYLLATLYVLTLTLPSAAAVYWAFGDMLLNHSNAFALLPRSPSRDMAVILMLIHQFITFGFACTPLYFVWEKAIGCHECKSLCKRAAARLPVVIPIWFLAIVFPFFGPINSTVGSLLVSFTVYIIPALAHIFTFKSAAARENAVEQPPKYVGRWVGTYTMNVFVVVWVLVVGFGFGGWASMINFIHQIDTFGLFTKCYQCPPPPLPPHGVLNATAPPPLHHHAYPTPRPHSP, from the exons ATGGATATGGCATCGGATAAGGTGGTGGAGACTGTGATAGTAGGCAATTATGTGGAAATGGAGACTGAAGGGAAGCCTGAGGATGTGAAAACCAAGCTATCTAAGTTCTTTTGGCATGGCGGTTCTGTATATGATGCTTGGTTTAGCTGTGCTTCAAACCAG GTGGCTCAAGTTCTGCTCACCTTGCCATACTCATTTTCGCAGCTGGGAATGCTGTCCGGCATTCTTTTTCAGCTCTTCTACGGGTTAATGGGAAGCTGGACAGCATATCTCATTAGCGTACTCTATGTAGAATACAGaaccagaaaagaaagagaaaaagttgatttCAGGAACCATGTTATCCAG TGGTTTGAGGTTCTTGATGGACTCCTCGGAAAACACTGGAGGAACGTGGGATTGGCATTTAACTGcacttttcttctctttggatCTGTCATTCAACTCATTGCCTGTGCAAG CAACATCTATTACATAAATGATAATCTGGACAAGAGGACTTGGACATACATATTCGGAGCTTGTTGTGCTACCACTGTCTTTATCCCTTCATTCCGCAACTACAGAATCTGGTCCTTTTTAGGCCTCATAATGACCACCTACACTGCTTGGTACCTCACCATTGCCTCCATCCTCCATGGCCAG ATTGAGGGTGTTACGCATTCGGGTCCAACCAAGCTGGTGCTATACTTCACGGGGGCCACAAACATTCTCTACACATTCGGAGGACATGCTGTCACTGT GGAAATCATGCATGCAATGTGGAAGCCTCAGAAGTTCAAGGCCATATACTTGCTGGCTACACTGTATGTGCTGACACTGACGCTTCCCTCCGCAGCAGCAGTGTATTGGGCATTTGGAGACATGCTTCTCAATCACTCCAACGCTTTTGCTCTGCTCCCAAGATCACCCTCCAGAGACATGGCTGTCATTTTAATGCTTATCCATCAG TTTATAACATTTGGGTTTGCATGCACACCCTTGTACTTTGTGTGGGAAAAAGCAATAGGCTGCCATGAGTGCAAGAGCCTGTGCAAGCGTGCAGCAGCAAGATTGCCCGTGGTCATCCCCATATGGTTCCTGGCCATCGTCTTCCCATTCTTTGGTCCCATCAACTCCACCGTTGGATCACTCCTCGTCAGCTTCACAGTCTATATCATCCCTGCTCTGGCCCACATCTTCACTTTCAAATCAGCCGCTGCCCGAGAG AATGCAGTGGAGCAGCCACCGAAGTACGTAGGAAGATGGGTAGGGACGTACACGATGAATGTGTTTGTGGTGGTGTGGGTGCTGGTGGTAGGGTTTGGGTTTGGAGGGTGGGCAAGCATGATAAATTTCATACACCAGATTGACACTTTTGGGCTGTTCACAAAGTGTTATCAATGCCCTCCTCCGCCTCTACCTCCCCACGGCGTTCTCAATGCCAcagctcctcctcctcttcaccACCATGCCTACCCCACTCCTCGCCCTCACAGCCCTTGA
- the LOC122314419 gene encoding glycine-rich protein 2-like: MGERLSGTVKWFNDQKGFGFITPDDGGEEVFVHQSSIRSEGFRSLGEGEAVEYQIESGNDGRTKAVDVTGPSEGPVQGSRGGGGGGGGGGRSGRSGGYGGGGYGGGGGYGGSGGYGGGGGYGGARSGGRGGGGGGYGGGGYGGGGGGGGGSCYKCGESGHFARDCYQGGSGGGAGGGGGGGNCYNCGGTGHFARECPNSAR; this comes from the coding sequence ATGGGTGAGAGGCTCAGCGGGACGGTCAAGTGGTTCAATGACCAGAAGGGGTTCGGCTTCATAACCCCCGACGATGGTGGCGAGGAGGTCTTCGTACACCAGTCCTCGATCCGATCCGAGGGATTTCGGAGTCTGGGTGAAGGCGAGGCCGTTGAGTACCAGATCGAGTCTGGAAATGATGGCCGGACCAAGGCCGTTGATGTCACCGGCCCATCTGAAGGTCCCGTCCAGGGTAGCCGCGGTGGCGGAGGCGGAGGAGGCGGCGGCGGGAGAAGTGGACGTAGCGGAGGCTACGGTGGTGGCGGCTacggtggtggtggtgggtaCGGTGGAAGTGGTGGTTATGGTGGCGGTGGTGGGTACGGTGGGGCCAGATCGGGTGGCAGAGGAGGCGGCGGTGGTGGATATGGGGGCGGTGGCTACGGTGGCGGCGGCGGAGGAGGTGGAGGGAGTTGTTACAAGTGTGGTGAAAGTGGCCATTTTGCAAGGGACTGTTATCAGGGAGGAAGCGGCGGTGGCGCCGGTGGTGGTGGCGGCGGCGGCAATTGCTACAACTGCGGGGGAACTGGGCATTTCGCTAGGGAGTGTCCCAACAGCGCTCGTTGA
- the LOC122314140 gene encoding chaperone protein dnaJ 11, chloroplastic-like: MASTVSLYEVLGIPVSASCHEIKAAYRRLARICHPDVVAIGRKETSANEFKKIHAAYSTLSDPDKRACYDREIYRHRRGHYGSSELTSAMSGFAACTKRNWETDQCW; encoded by the coding sequence ATGGCTTCCACTGTATCATTGTACGAGGTTCTTGGGATCCCCGTGAGCGCGAGTTGCCACGAGATCAAAGCCGCGTATAGAAGGCTGGCAAGAATTTGTCACCCTGATGTGGTGGCAATTGGCCGGAAAGAAACATCAGCCAACGAGTTCAAGAAGATCCATGCAGCGTATTCGACGCTTTCCGACCCCGACAAGCGTGCTTGTTACGATAGAGAAATTTATAGGCATCGTCGAGGGCATTATGGTTCTTCGGAGCTGACATCGGCGATGTCGGGGTTTGCCGCATGTACTAAGAGGAACTGGGAGACCGATCAGTGTTGGTAG
- the LOC122314388 gene encoding U6 small nuclear RNA (adenine-(43)-N(6))-methyltransferase isoform X2: protein MPSKKKRRRQPERPTIHPRNKYSENPPDFALLASLYPSFQSFVFYTRDGRPRIDWTDFNATRELTRVLLLHDHGLQWWIPDGQLCPTVPNRSNYIHWIEDLLASDIIVRNNNSKENVRGFDIGTGANCIYPLLGASLLGWSFVGSVEELHDGELLSCESKTESSARKVREEAVPLFSTSFDPLADANKRYHGPPVLLGVVRDGEKFDFCMCNPPFFETMEESGLNPKTSCGGTPEEMICPGGEKAFITRIIEDSAVLNQSFRWYTSMVGRKSNLKSLISKLREVGVTMVKTTEFVQGQTCRWGLAWSFVPPVRKIISRHVAEKNIISFMLEGLQRQFSAIHVLQSIESFFRTCGASSEMNASSFTVDITASIDHCNAILNNELQAIDEATSCEHVPETSNSSSSLHPHSYGLSFRISVYQQIPGTLLVKGSLQHRDNPVSGAFSLIIQRLEEDLKYKFCR from the exons ATGCCGagcaagaagaagaggaggaggcagCCAGAGCGACCCACGATCCATCCCAGAAACAAGTACTCGGAAAACCCACCCGATTTCGCGCTCTTGGCCTCTCTCTACCCTTCCTTCCAGTCCTTCGTCTTCTACACCCGCGATGGTCGACCCAGAATCGACTGGACTGACTTTAACGCCACCAGAGAGCTCACCCGTGTTCTCCTCCTCCACGACCATGGTCTCCAGTG GTGGATTCCTGACGGGCAGCTCTGCCCCACGGTGCCCAACAGATCCAATTATATCCATTGGATCGAAGATCTTCTGGCATCTGACATCATTGTCAGGAATAATAACAGTAAAGAAAATGTGAGGGGTTTTGATATAGGAACTGGAGCTAACTGCATTTACCCCCTTCTTGGTGCATCACTTCTGGGGTGGAGTTTTGTGGGGTCAG TGGAAGAGTTACACGATGGTGAGTTGCTCTCTTGCGAAAGCAAAACAGAGTCGAGTGCAAGAAAGGTTAGGGAGGAAGCGGTTCCTTTGTTCTCAACTTCATTTGATCCGCTTGCTGATGCAAACAAGAGGTATCATGGGCCACCTGTACTTCTTGGTGTGGTAAGGGACGGCGAGAAGTTTGACTTCTGCATGTGTAATCCTCCATTTTTTGAAACCATGGAGGAATCGGGACTGAATCCAAAAACTTCTTGTGGTGGCACTCCAGAGGAGATGATTTGTCCTGGTGGAGAGAAGGCTTTTATAACCCGTATTATTGAAGATAGTGCTGTTTTGAACCAGTCTTTTCG gtGGTACACTTCAATGGTTGGGAGAAAGTCAAACCTCAAATCTCTTATATCAAAGCTTCGGGAGGTTGGGGTCACCATGGTAAAGACTACTGAATTTGTCCAAGGCCAAACATGTCGATGGGGGCTTGCTTGGTCCTTTGTCCCTCCAGTGAGGAAGATAATATCACGTCACGTGGCTGAGAagaatataatttctttcatGCTTGAG GGGCTTCAACGCCAATTCAGTGCAATCCATGTCTTGCAATCAATTGAGTCTTTCTTCCGTACTTGTGGCGCATCCTCTGAAATGAATGCCTCCTCATTTACAGTTGAT ATTACTGCATCAATTGATCACTGTAATGCAATACTTAACAATGAGTTACAAGCTATTGATGAAGCTACAAGTTGTGAACATGTGCCAGAGACATCTAATAGTTCAAGCAGTTTGCACCCTCATTCATATGGCTTAAGTTTTCGCATTTCG GTTTATCAGCAAATCCCGGGTACATTACTGGTGAAAGGATCATTACAGCATAGAGATAACCCAGTCTCAG GAGCATTCTCATTGATAATTCAAAGATTAGAGGaagatttgaaatataaattttgtagaTGA
- the LOC122314388 gene encoding U6 small nuclear RNA (adenine-(43)-N(6))-methyltransferase isoform X1: protein MPSKKKRRRQPERPTIHPRNKYSENPPDFALLASLYPSFQSFVFYTRDGRPRIDWTDFNATRELTRVLLLHDHGLQWWIPDGQLCPTVPNRSNYIHWIEDLLASDIIVRNNNSKENVRGFDIGTGANCIYPLLGASLLGWSFVGSDFTDIALECARKNVKNNAHISQLIEIRRAESCDNNSVEELHDGELLSCESKTESSARKVREEAVPLFSTSFDPLADANKRYHGPPVLLGVVRDGEKFDFCMCNPPFFETMEESGLNPKTSCGGTPEEMICPGGEKAFITRIIEDSAVLNQSFRWYTSMVGRKSNLKSLISKLREVGVTMVKTTEFVQGQTCRWGLAWSFVPPVRKIISRHVAEKNIISFMLEGLQRQFSAIHVLQSIESFFRTCGASSEMNASSFTVDITASIDHCNAILNNELQAIDEATSCEHVPETSNSSSSLHPHSYGLSFRISVYQQIPGTLLVKGSLQHRDNPVSGAFSLIIQRLEEDLKYKFCR from the exons ATGCCGagcaagaagaagaggaggaggcagCCAGAGCGACCCACGATCCATCCCAGAAACAAGTACTCGGAAAACCCACCCGATTTCGCGCTCTTGGCCTCTCTCTACCCTTCCTTCCAGTCCTTCGTCTTCTACACCCGCGATGGTCGACCCAGAATCGACTGGACTGACTTTAACGCCACCAGAGAGCTCACCCGTGTTCTCCTCCTCCACGACCATGGTCTCCAGTG GTGGATTCCTGACGGGCAGCTCTGCCCCACGGTGCCCAACAGATCCAATTATATCCATTGGATCGAAGATCTTCTGGCATCTGACATCATTGTCAGGAATAATAACAGTAAAGAAAATGTGAGGGGTTTTGATATAGGAACTGGAGCTAACTGCATTTACCCCCTTCTTGGTGCATCACTTCTGGGGTGGAGTTTTGTGGGGTCAG ACTTCACCGACATTGCACTAGAGTGTGCTaggaaaaatgttaaaaataatgCACATATTTCACAACTTATTGAAATTAGAAGGGCTGAAAGTTGTGACAATAATTCAGTGGAAGAGTTACACGATGGTGAGTTGCTCTCTTGCGAAAGCAAAACAGAGTCGAGTGCAAGAAAGGTTAGGGAGGAAGCGGTTCCTTTGTTCTCAACTTCATTTGATCCGCTTGCTGATGCAAACAAGAGGTATCATGGGCCACCTGTACTTCTTGGTGTGGTAAGGGACGGCGAGAAGTTTGACTTCTGCATGTGTAATCCTCCATTTTTTGAAACCATGGAGGAATCGGGACTGAATCCAAAAACTTCTTGTGGTGGCACTCCAGAGGAGATGATTTGTCCTGGTGGAGAGAAGGCTTTTATAACCCGTATTATTGAAGATAGTGCTGTTTTGAACCAGTCTTTTCG gtGGTACACTTCAATGGTTGGGAGAAAGTCAAACCTCAAATCTCTTATATCAAAGCTTCGGGAGGTTGGGGTCACCATGGTAAAGACTACTGAATTTGTCCAAGGCCAAACATGTCGATGGGGGCTTGCTTGGTCCTTTGTCCCTCCAGTGAGGAAGATAATATCACGTCACGTGGCTGAGAagaatataatttctttcatGCTTGAG GGGCTTCAACGCCAATTCAGTGCAATCCATGTCTTGCAATCAATTGAGTCTTTCTTCCGTACTTGTGGCGCATCCTCTGAAATGAATGCCTCCTCATTTACAGTTGAT ATTACTGCATCAATTGATCACTGTAATGCAATACTTAACAATGAGTTACAAGCTATTGATGAAGCTACAAGTTGTGAACATGTGCCAGAGACATCTAATAGTTCAAGCAGTTTGCACCCTCATTCATATGGCTTAAGTTTTCGCATTTCG GTTTATCAGCAAATCCCGGGTACATTACTGGTGAAAGGATCATTACAGCATAGAGATAACCCAGTCTCAG GAGCATTCTCATTGATAATTCAAAGATTAGAGGaagatttgaaatataaattttgtagaTGA